A single Lolium perenne isolate Kyuss_39 chromosome 6, Kyuss_2.0, whole genome shotgun sequence DNA region contains:
- the LOC127306508 gene encoding soluble inorganic pyrophosphatase, with protein MAEEAEGKTRQVTRMPPAALNERILSSMSQKHVAAHPWHDLEIGPGAPEVFNCVIEIPRGSKVKYELDKGTGLIKVDRVLYSSVVYPHNYGFIPRTLCEDNDPMDVLVLMQEQVVPGCFLRARAIGLMPMIDQGEKDDKIIAVCADDPEYRHFRDISELPKHRLQEIRRFFEDYKKNENKEVAVNDFLPAEDAINAIKYSMDLYGSYIIEGLRK; from the exons ATGGCTGAAGAAGCTGAGGGAAAGACCCGACAGGTAACAAGGATGCCCCCTGCTGCTCTCAATGAGCGTATCCTTTCTTCCATGTCCCAGAAGCACGTTGCTGCCCACCCATGGCATGACCTGGAGATAG GTCCAGGAGCTCCTGAGGTTTTCAACTGT GTTATTGAGATTCCTAGAGGCAGCAAGGTTAAGTATGAGTTAGACAAAGGAACTGGTCTTATCAAG GTTGATCGTGTTCTTTACTCCTCAGTTGTTTACCCACACAACTATGGTTTCATTCCACGCACACTGTGCGAGGATAATGACCCCATGGACGTCCTTGTCCTGATGCAG GAGCAAGTTGTTCCTGGCTGCTTCCTGCGTGCACGTGCTATTGGGCTTATGCCTATGATTGACCAG GGTGAGAAAGATGATAAGATCATAGCTGTCTGTGCTGATGACCCTGAATACCGTCACTTCAGAGACATCAGTGAACTTCCCAAGCATCGCCTTCAGGAGATTCGTCGCTTCTTTGAGGATT ACAAGAAGAATGAAAACAAAGAGGTTGCAGTGAATGATTTCCTCCCAGCAGAAGATGCCATCAATGCAATCAAGTACTCAAT GGACCTGTACGGTTCATACATCATCGAGGGCTTGAGGAAGTGA
- the LOC127306505 gene encoding uncharacterized protein encodes MLAAQSNPMHNRQSRNDASTQHRSGYEPSDTETEWHESPWNDAILKSQRTRFTKDPGRNPQVGARRQNTSPNRGKEHPDEKTSNMRNNRTPPRLTEQRHQTSPYAGGKSESRKKSNRTPPKVRSSMDRFSRSSIKEKISRRSISTPKLRAQEKEHPSRVPAFHGTPVSKQAERDSTDFMKADSHTENYSQEINKLITNGNSPNSRKNEYICTSTESTSDIFFSRDCRAPLEKTSVKHNNIDESFTSDSHVDADNDGAVTQSNSSNLVRTSQFVSVRTGLSRKTTNTSYATGRHSQISRTTTLSSHADRFSGDSGKFSDFTGKLVGGVMKFTSNMQKAQNDAWLPCMTGKLCRKPRSPNSKAVDESESTFIQKAIVVEKIRLFWADKYRPRTLSGFTCHREQIQQLKQLVSPDFCPHIILKGPPGSGKRSLCRAILTEIFGDSSLNVSHDLKSCTGPGSASVPILVPLSSSDHHVELDMRYQSKNARYALTALANEIPNKHKTAAIAPRKNFKVIVLYDVDKVSENNQRLIKWIIDSSSDACKIIMTCKDEPNLLDSIISRSKIISIDMPNAREIVEILTYISKRENFDLHASFAATIATQSRQNMREAILALEACKSNNYPFIDGQAIPLGWENVLQELAADILDDPSPKRLFLVRGKLQKLLVEFVPPKLILQKMVELFLKGIHATIKREVYYWHGYYDKRLPAGASALLKLEEFIAKFMSIHRKSLPGVS; translated from the exons ATGCTAGCAGCACAGAGCAACCCAATGCACAATCGGCAGTCTCGCAACGATGCTTCCACACAGCATAGAAGTGGCTATGAACCTTCAGACACAGAAACTGAGTGGCATGAAAGCCCTTGGAATGATGCAATATTGAAATCACAGAGGACTCGGTTCACTAAAGATCCTGGTCGGAATCCCCAAGTTGGTGCTAGAAGGCAAAACACATCCCCAAACCGTGGAAAAGAGCATCCTGATGAGAAAACTTCAAATATGAGAAACAACCGTACTCCTCCCAGGCTCACAGAACAAAGGCACCAAACTTCCCCATACGCTGGTGGAAAAAGTGAATCACGCAAGAAGAGCAACCGAACGCCCCCCAAAGTTCGGTCTTCTATGGATAGATTTAGCCGTTCATCAATCAAGGAGAAGATTTCCCGTCGGTCAATTTCTACACCGAAACTACGAGCACAAGAGAAGGAACATCCTTCTAGAGTTCCTGCTTTCCATGGCACCCCTGTCTCAAAACAGGCAGAAAGAGACTCAACTGATTTTATGAAAGCAGATTCACATACAGAAAACTATTCACAAGAGATCAATAAATTGATCACCAATGGCAATTCGCCGAATTCTAGGAAAAATGAGTATATATGTACAAGCACAGAGTCTACAAGTGACATCTTCTTTTCCCGTGATTGTAGGGCTCCTCTTGAGAAAACATCCGTAAAGCATAATAATATCGACGAATCATTTACCTCTGATTCACATGTTGATGCTGATAATGACGGTGCTGTTACTCAGTCAAATAGCAGTAATTTGGTCAGGACGTCACAGTTTGTTTCAGTCCGGACTGGTCTTTCACGAAAAACTACAAACACCAGCTATGCTACTGGTCGGCATTCCCAAATTAGCCGCACCACCACTTTGAGTAGCCATGCTGACAGATTTAGTGGGGACAGTGGAAAGTTCAGTGATTTCACTGGGAAACTAGTTGGAGGTGTCATGAAATTCACCTCCAACATGCAGAAGGCGCAAAATGATGCTTGGCTTCCCTGTATGACTGGAAAGTTATGCCGTAAACCAAGATCACCGAACAGCAAAGCAGTTGATGAATCCGAATCAACTTTCATTCAAAAGGCAATCGTCGTAGAGAAGATAAGACTTTTCTGGGCGGATAAATACCGTCCACGAACTTTGAGTGGATTTACTTGTCacagggagcaaattcaacagctTAAACAATTG GTTTCCCCTGATTTTTGCCCTCATATTATTCTCAAAGGGCCTCCGGGATCAGGAAAGAGGTCGTTGTGCAGAGCCATACTCACAGAGATCTTCGGCGATTCGTCTCTAAAT GTATCTCACGATTTGAAGAGTTGCACTGGCCCG GGGTCTGCATCTGTGCCCATCCTTGTCCCGTTATCATCAAGTGATCACCATGTCGAACTCGATATGAGGTATCAATCCAAGAATGCTAGATATGCTTTGACAGCTCTGGCGAATGAAATACCAAATAAGCATAAAACCGCGGCGATAGCTCCGAGAAAGAACTTCAAAG TAATTGTTCTCTATGATGTTGACAAAGTTAGTGAGAATAATCAACGTTTGATAAAATGGATAATTGACTCCTCCTCTGATGCATGCAAGATAATAATGACTTGCAAAGATGAGCCCAATCTTCTTGATTCCATTATCAGCCGTTCCAAGATTATTAGCATTGATATGCCCAATGCACGTGAG atTGTGGAGATTCTTACTTACATATCAAAAAGAGAGAATTTTGATCTTCATGCAAGTTTTGCTGCTACCATTGCAACTCAATCTAGGCAGAACATGAGGGAGGCGATATTGGCTCTGGAGGCATGCAAAAGCAACAA TTACCCCTTCATTGATGGACAAGCTATACCACTAGGATGGGAGAATGTTCTTCAGGAACTTGCAGCAGATATTTTAGATGACCCTTCTCCAAAAAG GTTGTTTTTGGTACGAGGCAAGCTCCAAAAGCTCTTGGTTGAATTCGTACCCCCTAAACTTATTCTCCAG AAAATGGTAGAGCTGTTCCTGAAGGGAATTCATGCTACCATAAAGAGGGAAGTTTATTATTGGCATGGCTACTAT GACAAGAGGTTGCCGGCTGGTGCAAGTGCACTGCTGAAACTGGAAG AATTTATTGCCAAGTTCATGAGCATCCACCGGAAGAGCCTGCCAGGTGTTTCATGA